The Solibacillus sp. FSL W7-1436 genome window below encodes:
- a CDS encoding aldehyde dehydrogenase family protein, with translation MNKAPITVNAIINGEKIQTDKKITRENPTHPDQIVGYAPNNTREETIQAIDAAYEAFKTWAWSDVEDRISRMQRAIQKLKDATPEIAELLSREHGKALYDAQGEIAVSLMWMEFAVDNVKKVTAPEDRKHETGRTIITHDPIGVVSAITPWNYPISLSTIKIAPALLTGNTMVLKPSPFAPLAVSRVAEIIADEFPAGVLNLVNGDAEVGIELTSNPKVAKIAFTGGTNTAKHIMKAASETIKKMTLELGGNDAAIVLNDFDVNDERALRRMVIANFLTAGQICMIAKRVYVHRSIYDAFVEKYIEAANKWIKVGDPFHPDVTVGPVNNKNQVEYVKSLVEDAKNKGAEIIPLGTILNPELMDNGYFLQPTLVLGADVHDRVVVEEQFGPTVPILPYDDEEQVIQLHNESIYGLTSSVWGEEEHAIKVARRIEAGTTMINTAAIQGLDVRFPFGGVKQSGVGREYGLDGIKSYTETHVINLPNDLELPYIPE, from the coding sequence AGATAAAAAAATTACGCGTGAAAATCCAACACATCCAGATCAAATTGTTGGGTACGCTCCAAATAATACGAGAGAGGAAACAATCCAGGCAATCGACGCAGCATATGAAGCCTTTAAAACCTGGGCTTGGAGTGATGTGGAAGATCGTATTTCAAGAATGCAGCGTGCCATTCAGAAACTAAAAGATGCAACGCCTGAAATCGCTGAGTTATTATCACGCGAACACGGGAAAGCGCTATATGATGCCCAAGGAGAAATTGCTGTTTCTCTAATGTGGATGGAATTTGCCGTTGATAATGTGAAAAAAGTGACAGCTCCCGAAGATCGCAAACATGAAACTGGACGAACAATCATCACACATGACCCGATCGGTGTCGTATCCGCGATCACGCCATGGAATTACCCGATTTCCCTTTCAACAATCAAAATCGCTCCGGCACTGTTAACAGGGAATACAATGGTGCTAAAACCAAGCCCATTTGCTCCTTTAGCGGTAAGTCGTGTAGCCGAAATTATTGCGGATGAATTCCCTGCAGGTGTTCTGAACTTAGTTAACGGGGATGCAGAAGTTGGAATTGAACTTACATCCAACCCGAAAGTCGCGAAAATCGCCTTCACAGGTGGTACAAACACAGCTAAGCATATTATGAAAGCAGCATCTGAAACGATTAAAAAAATGACGCTGGAACTTGGCGGTAATGATGCGGCAATCGTATTAAATGACTTTGATGTAAACGATGAACGTGCTTTACGAAGAATGGTTATTGCCAACTTCCTGACAGCCGGTCAAATTTGTATGATTGCAAAACGTGTCTATGTCCACCGATCCATTTACGATGCGTTTGTTGAAAAATATATTGAAGCAGCAAATAAATGGATTAAAGTAGGCGACCCATTCCATCCGGATGTTACAGTCGGTCCAGTAAATAACAAAAACCAAGTCGAATATGTAAAAAGTTTAGTGGAAGATGCCAAAAATAAAGGAGCTGAAATTATTCCATTAGGAACAATCCTCAACCCTGAATTAATGGATAACGGTTACTTCCTGCAACCAACACTCGTGTTAGGTGCAGATGTTCATGACCGTGTCGTAGTGGAAGAACAATTTGGCCCTACTGTACCAATCCTTCCATATGATGATGAAGAACAAGTTATTCAATTACACAATGAAAGCATTTACGGTTTAACAAGTTCCGTTTGGGGAGAAGAGGAACATGCTATAAAAGTGGCTCGTCGCATTGAAGCAGGTACAACGATGATCAATACTGCCGCAATCCAAGGGCTGGATGTCCGTTTCCCATTTGGCGGAGTGAAACAATCAGGTGTAGGTCGCGAATACGGATTGGATGGCATCAAATCTTACACAGAAACTCATGTCATCAATTTGCCGAATGACCTGGAATTACCTTACATTCCTGAATAG